A region of the Chloroflexota bacterium genome:
TTTTTATCCCGCAGATCGGGGCGAATTACAGAGAACGGTGGATGACTTCTTGGCCCAGGTGCAACCAACTCAAGGCACCCCCATTGTCCTGATGGTACCACACGCTGGCTACACCTTCTCCGGTCCAGTAGCGGCCTACGCCTACCGCCAGATCCAGGGCGTGTCCTACGATGCCATAGTGGTCATCGGCAACAACCACAGTGTCGCCGACTTCTCGGCAGTCTCTATCTATAGCGAGGGCGCTTTTGCCACACCCCTGGGAGAGGTGCCAGTAGACGAGGCACTGGCTAAAGCCCTTCTGGATGCTGACGAAACGGGGAGATTGGTTGCCGAACCTCGTGTACACTATTACGAACACTCCATCGAGGTCCAACTGCCATTCCTGCAACGAGCCCACCCCGGGTGTAAGATCGTGCCCATCATGATGGGCCAGCCCACCGCAGAGAATTGCGAGGCTTTGAGCAAAGCTTTGGTGAAAGTGCTAGCCGGGCGACAGGCGCTGATCATTGTCAGTTCCGATATGGCCCACTATCCAACCTACAATGATGCTGTGCGAGTGGACAATGCTACACTGAGCGCTATTTGCTCTATGGACCCGCAGGCAGTGCTCCAAAATGATCAGCGGTACATGAGCGCTGGCATTCCCAATCTAGTGTGTACACTGTGCGGCCTGGGGCCAGTGCTCACCGGGATGATGGTGGCAAGAGAACTCGGCGCAAACGAGGTCACAGTGCTGAAGTATGCCAATTCTGGCGATGTGCCAGCCGGAGAGAGCAATCTTGACCGCGTAGTTGGCTACAGCGCGGTGATGTTCTGGCATTGGAATCCGCCTAACTTCACGCCGGAGCAGAAAGCAGAACTGCTGGCCTTGGCGCGGCGCACATTGGAAAGGTACTTGACGGAGCACGAGGTCCCTGTGGAATCCCCT
Encoded here:
- the amrB gene encoding AmmeMemoRadiSam system protein B; protein product: MSGVYRVWVTLALVLLLAGCVTTPTVTEPTATKPAPLPSATPIPSEKVRPAMFAGLFYPADRGELQRTVDDFLAQVQPTQGTPIVLMVPHAGYTFSGPVAAYAYRQIQGVSYDAIVVIGNNHSVADFSAVSIYSEGAFATPLGEVPVDEALAKALLDADETGRLVAEPRVHYYEHSIEVQLPFLQRAHPGCKIVPIMMGQPTAENCEALSKALVKVLAGRQALIIVSSDMAHYPTYNDAVRVDNATLSAICSMDPQAVLQNDQRYMSAGIPNLVCTLCGLGPVLTGMMVARELGANEVTVLKYANSGDVPAGESNLDRVVGYSAVMFWHWNPPNFTPEQKAELLALARRTLERYLTEHEVPVESPLEYAMERCGVFVTLTRDGQLRGCIGRVIPHEPLYHTIQECTVLAATEDQRFPPVSVAELGDIRIEISVLSPLHPLNNIGEIQIGRDGLAILHGEHFGLLLPQVPVQEGWDRDEYLRALCRKAGLPEDAWAKGATLYRFTAEVFGESE